The DNA window CAGAGGAGGAAAAGGTCACAAAGGATTTATTGTTCAGGGAAAAACCTAAGGCATTATTGCATGTAATAGATGCAAAGAATATTAGCCGAATGCTTCCTCTTACCATACAAATGATAGAGGCAGGCAGTCCTGTAATACTAGTTTTAAATATAATGGATGAAGCTGAAAGAATGGGACTAAAAATAGATGTAGAAGGACTTCAAAGAGAGTTAGGGATACCTGTAATATCCACCGTTGCTGCATTAAACAAAGGATTAGACGAGTTAAAGGAAAGGGTAGATGAGTATGTTAAATCAGCTTAATATTTCTTATGATGAAATAATAGAGAGCTCTGTTAATAAAATAGTAGCTCTTTTGAATCATAATTACGTTATTTCTAAAAGAGCTGCTGCATTATTACTTCTTCAAGAAGATGATGATATGTTGGAGCTAGTCAAGGCTAATGAAGGAAATAATTATATAAAAATAATAGATATAGTAGAAAGAACAAAAGAAAAAAGCGACAAGCCCTTAAGCTATATTATATCCTTGTCTAGACAAAAAGAAGTAGACAAGTTAACTAATAAGGTAGTTACTAAAAAGAAAGAAACTGAAAAAAAGAGCATATCGGAATTCTTAAGTAAATTAACCATGAATCCTATTACAGGCATACCTATACTTCTATTAGTAGTATACTTTGGATTCTATAAATTTGTCGGAGAATTTGGAGCAGGAACAGTAGTAGATTTTTTAGAAGCTAATATATTTGAGAGCTATATAAATCCGTGGGTAGATGGTGTAGTAAATTCTATAATACCTTGGACTTGGCTACAGGATTTAATTGCCAATGAATACGGAATAATAACTCTAGGAGTAAGATATGCAGTAGCTATAGTTTTACCTATAGTAGGAGCATTTTTCCTAGTGTTTTCAATTATTGAGGATAGTGGATATCTACCAAGACTTGCAATGCTTGTTGATAGAGTATTTAAGAAAATAGGTCTCAATGGCCGTGCAGTTATTCCTATGGTTTTAGGCTTTGGCTGTGATACTATGGCTACCATGGTAAGCAGAACACTGGAAACTAAAAGAGAAAGGATTATTGCAACCCTTTTACTTGCTTTAGCTATTCCTTGCTCAGCACAATTAGGAGTTATTATGTCATTATTATCAGGTAATAGTGGGGCATTAGGCATATGGTTTATTTTTATAATGCTGGTATTTTTATTTATAGGCTTTTTAACTTCGAAAATTCTACCTGGGGAAGGACCAAGCTTTTATATGGAAGTTCCACCTTTAAGATTGCCAAAGCTTTCGAACGTACTTTCTAAGACTTACACAAGAATGCAATGGTATTTTGTTGAAATCATTCCTTTATTCATATTTGCCAGT is part of the Proteiniborus sp. MB09-C3 genome and encodes:
- a CDS encoding FeoB small GTPase domain-containing protein, translated to MECCKNKVPWYKKLASTLLGTGNCHGEVNQNTHGLEKIALVGSPNVGKSVIFNRLTGVYVTVSNYPGTTVEVSRGKGIIGGVQYEIIDTPGMYSLMCITEEEKVTKDLLFREKPKALLHVIDAKNISRMLPLTIQMIEAGSPVILVLNIMDEAERMGLKIDVEGLQRELGIPVISTVAALNKGLDELKERVDEYVKSA
- a CDS encoding ferrous iron transporter B: MSMLNQLNISYDEIIESSVNKIVALLNHNYVISKRAAALLLLQEDDDMLELVKANEGNNYIKIIDIVERTKEKSDKPLSYIISLSRQKEVDKLTNKVVTKKKETEKKSISEFLSKLTMNPITGIPILLLVVYFGFYKFVGEFGAGTVVDFLEANIFESYINPWVDGVVNSIIPWTWLQDLIANEYGIITLGVRYAVAIVLPIVGAFFLVFSIIEDSGYLPRLAMLVDRVFKKIGLNGRAVIPMVLGFGCDTMATMVSRTLETKRERIIATLLLALAIPCSAQLGVIMSLLSGNSGALGIWFIFIMLVFLFIGFLTSKILPGEGPSFYMEVPPLRLPKLSNVLSKTYTRMQWYFVEIIPLFIFASVLIWLGNITGLFGLLISWLEPIVNVLGLPNEAAEVFLFGFFRRDYGAAGLFDLQKANILNPRQLVVSAATLTLFLPCVAQFAMMIKERGWKVALAMSAFILVFAFVAGYFLNQILLITGVLA